The sequence below is a genomic window from Triticum aestivum cultivar Chinese Spring unplaced genomic scaffold, IWGSC CS RefSeq v2.1 scaffold15207, whole genome shotgun sequence.
gtttttttttgtgagAGCTAGCTAGTCAGAAGTCCAAATGCTTTGAAATTTGGCACGTACCTCACGCATTCAAATGTCTTTCATGcaaaaagaatatcatttttttcctttctctatttttttaaaatttactgttcaccgggtgcagatgagccttgGCTCAGAATTGGATATTCGATATAACAATAAGTTTTACTCTAAAGATGTAAGTGGAACACAAGAGTAAATGGTGAAGCCAATTTTCTTCTGGCCCGTCCGTCGTGGGCAAAGACCTCTTCAGGCCGGTCTGTCGCAGGCAACCGGAGGGGAGCAACGACGAGATTTCGACCAGCGAACCAACTGTCTGGCGCTCACGCCGACGCCGTTCTTCTTCCTCCACACTCTCCAATTTCCACCTCGTATAGCCAATCCAGAGCAAAACTACAATACATTGGTCGCTTGCCGTGCTCAACTACAATACACAATACATCAGTCCAGAACACAACCTGCAGGTGTCTGGTGCGCTGCAAGACGCATTTCACCATCGCCAGTGGAAAAGCTCTAGACACCACGTGCTAGTTTGGACGTTGTGCTTGACTCACAATGCTTACTTATActattattttcttcttttttttttgaacaGAAGTGCTTAGTGACACACACACAAAGACTCACCAGTGTTTTTGAACCGAGGTGAGCACCCAGCCTATATTTGTAGCCTCTGCACAACAAGCTTCCGCAGTAGTCTGCACGCCCTCACCACCGTTCACCATGCCGCCCTTCCTAATTGTTTTCACCCTGCTCTCCTGCATCCACACCCCAGCAAACTCTGCAGCGACGGACACCATCTTGGCCGGCCAATCACTTGCCGTCGACGACAAGCTCATCTCCGGCAACGGCAGGTACGCGCTCGGCTTCTTCCAGGCCGAAGGCACCACCAACTGGTACCTTGGCATATGGTTCAACACAGTCCCTAAATTCACTCCAGCATGGGTTGGAAATAGGGATAACCCAGTCAAGAACACCACCTCACTTGAGCTCACCATTTCCCACGATGGCAACCTTGTCATCTTAAACCGGTCCACCATGTCCATAATCTGGTCCACACAAGCAAACATCTCCAGAAATAGCACCACTGCTAGGCTGCTGAGTACTGGAAATCTCGTACTCGCAGACTCTTCAAACTTGTCAGAGTTTCTATGGCAGAGCTTTGATCACCCCACGGATACATTTTTTCCTGGGGCCAAGCATGGATGGGATAAGGCCACCGGCCTGAATCGCCGTTTTGTTTCTTGGAAAAGCTTGACTGACCCAGCTACCGGTGTCTATTATTATGAGGTAGACCCGGCCGCTTTTGACCAGATAGTGCTTGTAGCACTCAACTCATCCATACCCTATTGGTCCAGCGGTGCATGGAACGGCAAATATTTTTCTGGAATTCCAGAGATGGCTGCCCGCCACTCTATTAGTGCAAATTTTGTCCACAATGACAGAGAGAAGTACTGGACATATAAATTAGTGCCTCAATATATGGATCCCAATATGCTTACTCGTAATGTAATTGACATCTCGGGTCAAATGAAGACATTCATTTGGATGAAGGGCACACCTGATTGGGTAATGATAAATGCCCAACCAAGAGATCAGTGTGACGTTGATGCAATTTGTGGACCTTTCACAATTTGCAACGATAATGATTTTCCGCACTGCAATTGTATGGAGGGCTTCACCATAACATCCCCCAAGGATTGGGACCTAGAAGATCGAGCAGGTGGGTGCTCAAGGAAGACTAAGTTAGACTGCATTAGCCATAGAGGAACAACACATACCACAGACAAGTTCTATTCTATGCCATGTGTTAAGTTGCCCAACGATGCCCCAGAAGTTGATGCTGCTGCAAGTGCGAGTGAGTGCGCACAAGTTTGCCTGAATAATTGCTCTTGCACAGCCTACTCCTTTGGCGACAATGGATGTTCTATGTGGCATAACAAATTGCTCAATATAAGAGCACTACCATGTAGTGGCACTACCAATTCAAATAGAGAAACTCTTTACCTTCGTCTTTCTGCTAAAGATGTACAAAGTTTGAAAAAAAACAGAAGAGGGATTGTTATTGGAATTGTAACTGGTACAGGCGTTTCTATTTTAGGCTTATTTGCACTTATCCTCTTACTGATGATCTGGAAGAACAAACAGAAGAACTCTGGTCAGATACTGAATGATTCTCAAGTTTGTACTGGAGTCATTGCATTCAGATATAGTGATCTACAACGGGCAACAAAAAAATTCACAGATAAGTTGGGGGGAGGTGGTTTTGGTTATGTATTCAAGGGGTTTATAAAGGGCTCCAATGCCATAGCAGTGAAGATGCTCAATGGTGCTTATCAAGGAGAGAAGCAATTCAGAGCCGAAGTGAGCACAATCGGAGCTGTTCAACACATCAATTTGGTTAAGCTTGTTGGTTTCTGTTGTGATGGTTCCAAGAGGTTGCTTGTTTATGAATACATGTCAAATCACTCTCTTGATGTCCATCTATTTCGAAGCAATTCTACCATGTTGAATTGGACTGCTAGGTATCAGATAGGCCTAGGAGTTGCAAGAGGGTTGGCCTACTTGCATGACAGCTGCCGAGACTGCATCATACACTGTGATATCAAGCTAGAGAACATACTTCTTGATTCTTCACTCCTTCCAAAAATTGCAGACTTTGGAATGGCAAAACTTATAGGAAGGGATTATAGCCGAGTATTGACAACAATGAGAGGTACTACAGGGTACCTTGCGCCTGAATGGATAAGCGGTGTTCCTATTACGCCGAAAGTCGATGTTTATAGTTACGGGATGGTGTTGCTGGAAATAATATCTGGAAGGAGGAACTCATGCACATCATGTCCTAGTGGTGGCAATGCTGATGTTTACTTCCCTGTGTATGCCGCACATAAGCTTCTCGAAGGAGACATCGAGGGTTTGGTAGATCACAAGCTACATGGCGACATCAAACTGGATGAGGTTGAACTAGCTTGCAAGGTCGCGTGTTGGTGCATCCAAGATGATGAGCTTGATCGACCAACAATGGGACAGGTAGTTCAAATTCTCGAAGGGCTAGTTGAGATCACAATGCCCCCGGTACCAAGACTGCTCCAATCTATGGCTGGAAGCGTGCATCAAAAATGCCCCTAATCTTTTTCGTATCAAGGGAACTAGCTGTGTTGTGATGTTATGATATATGTCTATCTTTAAGGCTAAATTTGTAATTGCTATACAATTGTAATGATTATGATTGAAGAAACAACTATGCTTTTGTATAAATTTGTAACagtttgaaatatgccctagaggcaataataaattgttatTGTGTTATTTCCATGTTCATTATTAAGTTTATATTTCTGATGTACAAATGTATTGGTTCTTGAATATGAGGTTTGGTGGAAAACCCAAATACATATGTGGAAATGTAAACACTAATTGATAtctagtcatgcctctaagactggctcatgtaTTGATGTTGATCTTGTTTTCCTAATCATGAGCATTGTGAGTATGCTATCAATGTATGAGAACAGTGGTGTCATGCTAACAAAGGAGTTGGATAGACACAACTTATGAATTATTGGGAGATGACTTCATTTTTATGTTATCCGTATTTCATATCACTTGTGCACGATTGCATAGTTCCTTGGCCCATGAAAATATTGTATATCAACATACCAAATGGTTACTTTGGGGTTACCGAATATCACTTTTGTAACTGGACTTAAATAAAAGTACCTAACGGGTATACTGGAAAGGTATGTCTTGATATCAATAGTTCAAGACTAGGATTTGCTCCTCTCATGATAAAGAGATACTGTTTGGGCCCACTCGGTGTTATGTTGTCATTATCGTCTGGCGAATACGagtaaagagaacaaaaccggtaacaaggATAATCGGTATAGTGATTGAGGAGTTGATCACAGGGATATCTATAATCACACTTCGAGTTTTGTAAATGTATCACGGGTCAAAGGGAATTGTATTCGTAAACAAATGTTCGACCGAGAACTTCGTGAGTATGCGGGAGTTAATATGGGTGTCCAAATCCCGGTGTGAAACTGCTTCCTGCCATGGTAGAGTTGTCGATGTCATAAATGTCATAACCGAACACATATTCACATCATTAGCCTCCCTATCATTACTAGGATATTGATTACGTACTAATCGAGATACTTCATAGTGGGCAAACAATATTACattacttgttcctttatatagtaaATGTAGCTAGGCCATGGATGTTATTGAGGCGTGCATGTTATCATGctgccaactcaacagttcaattgcttgtttgtttcaggcatagttaaattgctcttttcaattgctttatttgtcctcgatTAGTGAGATGctcaaacaatgatgcctgatgttgggtacttgtataactattagttgacataattaaaggctttaccatttaattactctagtgaagtgtgcctgaagctttgaagtctattaaccaactattcttgcatgaggctcacaatctagtttatactagttGAGTGCCCGCGCGTTGCCACGGGACAACAAACCTACGTCCCGTTCACCATCATCATTGATCTCCACCGCCGACTCAACCTTGCAAGATGTCTCACCATCATTGTTGAATGCACAATCAGCCTTGCTCTCCCTCATCATCAGTTCAAGAGAGGGTCGTCGCCCTCCCGTAGCCCTAACAACCTCTCTACTTAGAGCACCATCCCATAAAATATTGGCTTATGTTTTCTTTTTCCATACGATATACTTATCATCGTTTCTCCCATCTAGCTATGTTCCTCAATTGTCCACGGGGTAAATGTATGTACATCTAGCTATGTTTCCATACAACAATTTATCAAAGTTTTCCCATTTCTCCCATCTAGCTATGTTTCTCAATCTCCACTCCATCCCCCGGAGAAATAAGGTTGCCATTTTCCAACCTCAATTCATTCATGGAATTTTCATTTGGCTCTGTGGCTCATTTGAA
It includes:
- the LOC123172897 gene encoding G-type lectin S-receptor-like serine/threonine-protein kinase At2g19130, whose translation is MPPFLIVFTLLSCIHTPANSAATDTILAGQSLAVDDKLISGNGRYALGFFQAEGTTNWYLGIWFNTVPKFTPAWVGNRDNPVKNTTSLELTISHDGNLVILNRSTMSIIWSTQANISRNSTTARLLSTGNLVLADSSNLSEFLWQSFDHPTDTFFPGAKHGWDKATGLNRRFVSWKSLTDPATGVYYYEVDPAAFDQIVLVALNSSIPYWSSGAWNGKYFSGIPEMAARHSISANFVHNDREKYWTYKLVPQYMDPNMLTRNVIDISGQMKTFIWMKGTPDWVMINAQPRDQCDVDAICGPFTICNDNDFPHCNCMEGFTITSPKDWDLEDRAGGCSRKTKLDCISHRGTTHTTDKFYSMPCVKLPNDAPEVDAAASASECAQVCLNNCSCTAYSFGDNGCSMWHNKLLNIRALPCSGTTNSNRETLYLRLSAKDVQSLKKNRRGIVIGIVTGTGVSILGLFALILLLMIWKNKQKNSGQILNDSQVCTGVIAFRYSDLQRATKKFTDKLGGGGFGYVFKGFIKGSNAIAVKMLNGAYQGEKQFRAEVSTIGAVQHINLVKLVGFCCDGSKRLLVYEYMSNHSLDVHLFRSNSTMLNWTARYQIGLGVARGLAYLHDSCRDCIIHCDIKLENILLDSSLLPKIADFGMAKLIGRDYSRVLTTMRGTTGYLAPEWISGVPITPKVDVYSYGMVLLEIISGRRNSCTSCPSGGNADVYFPVYAAHKLLEGDIEGLVDHKLHGDIKLDEVELACKVACWCIQDDELDRPTMGQVVQILEGLVEITMPPVPRLLQSMAGSVHQKCP